The Bombus fervidus isolate BK054 chromosome 17, iyBomFerv1, whole genome shotgun sequence DNA segment tattttttcccAAAAGATTCTTTTACTCTTCTGTAAGaatcgtataaataaaaataaaattaagaagcTTTGAATCTTCGATCAAAGTCATCTTTCAAAATCGAAAGTTTATAAAGTTAGTGTAAAAGTGTACAAAGACTGATATGCAACAGGATCACAAAAAATATCGATGTTTCAGCAATAAAGGTAATTTACTTGATCACATGGTATAAAAACAgattattgataaaattcgTATGAAGATGAAAGATATCGTACATTTCCTATAAAGTGTTACATATCCGAATCAATTCTTCCAACTTTCTCGTAACGTAGTAATTACCGTTTTGGTGTTGAAAAAAGTATATGACAACTTTGAACGCACAAAGATGATCGGGGTGTACCATTCGGTCCCCGATGGGATCGCTCAAAAGTTtcattgataaaaaaatactgattattaaataatcgaaaaatACAATGATTAAAACAAATACCTCTCGACATtagttttctctttctcttgcttAAATACATCTACGAGGAGGGATTCTTAAATTAAACGCAAAACGCTCGTCCCTCCAGATAAAATACGTTTTCTctcgttaaattttaaaaaataacgctacgtagtctttttttttttcttttgctacATTCGTCGACCGATTGCTTCTCTGATCCCAAAAATTGTCACTGGAACAAGATGTCGAAAGGTTTGCGGTACCTCTACGACGTgcaaaaaaaatgaaatccaAAATCTCTGAAAAAACATTCTCCTTCCAAATATTCAATAATgatttctatgaaatattattgtatgCAGTTTGTAAAAGCTATGATACGAGTGATTTCACCTTTTGCAATCTCCGATtgcgataatataaaatatcttagttcgtttcatttcgaaagaatttcattttatctttcCGTTTATCTTTCacattttcctttcgtttcatccacacaattttcatttcaaccAATTTGAAccatatcgaacgattttaatttatcttctGCTATGAAATTTCTCGTAATGCGGTCTTTAGAAACTTGAGATAACTCGCTGGTGAACGGACGAAGAGTAAGACGGATAAAGGGAACAAGTTAAGCTGGCATCACAGGGACCACTGAAAAAGAGACGAGAATCGAACCTGGGGGACAGTGAAAGAAACGTTGCGCGCGTGGAACGATCGATTCGTCCCGCACTCGaacaaagaaaattcaaaaCGATCTTTGGATTCGTTTGTTCAACGAGACCTTCGTGTTTCTTCCGTAACTACATATTTAACTTTTTCGTCCTTCTTTTTGAAACTTCcaatttgtttcaatttatgCTCACTTCAAAACCTCTTgtaaaattctgaaaataatatatgtaagaGCGAAGAATATAgtaaacagaaaaatatattgggTTGTAACATAAATCCATTCTAGTTTCATCTTTATTTGCAAATAGAGGAAACGAGACAAACATACGTTACAAcctaataataaagaaaaagataaagtaaaatattctcgTCTCCTTTTCGAATAATTATCCTTAAATCGCACTTCACTCTGTTTTCGTGTCGTCATCGAATGATCAAACTTCGAAGGAATCATTTTAGTTTTCCTCTTTGCGCTTCTTTCACTCACGAGGAGCTTCGAcacatttttttctctcgtttgtATATTCGTGCGACATATCAGGGATTTCAAGACATACCTACAATTAgagtatcttcttttttttcctttttttttttttttttttttattaatgaacGGACGCAAATGGCTCTTGcaaaaatacaatttgttattttatctcTTTCTGTTACTTCTAGAAAAAAAGTGTTACtacctattttatatttcttaattaactCACTTGTCGTTAAGCATCTTCGTCTTTCTCTTCTCACGCGtatctgtatattttataaattcagttGGGGTTACTCGCTTGTATAAATCAACACAAGACTGGCAAGAAGGCCGTCAATAATACCGCAGTGTCGCATTTTCTCTCGGACGCGTGAGAAATTACATCGAGAAAAATTTCATCTCCGCGACGCCGATTTATTCTTATTCGTATTGTCCGCGAAGCAACGCGTgcatcaaattttatatacatgcATATGTAGTGCAATATATCATACAGAGTACAGCATGTAGTATAAAATGGCAGAGAGTGATCTTACATGTAAAGATGAaccgaaaataaagaatagaattttttcatttgaaaccccgttttttgagaaaattcaatttataaatttattgagTACGTATACACTTCACTATTTTTCCGCTTATTTTCTTATCTATAAATCATCTGGTATGGATTGTATTTCACTTTCAGTCAATCTGTTTTGTTTACTTGCAGCCTGTTTCCGTTGTTGTTCCGAAACAATCACAGTGGTTTCTTATAACAACTGTGAATATAACTTTGTTATAACTTGTCTTATAACGATCATTGGATTTTACCCGATCATACAAACAGTGTAGTACAAAATCAAGACAGCTTTCTGATTCGGAAAGTGTCGAAAAGAACGTTACTTTCATCGTTCAATAATGTGTatgtaaaacaatatttatcataatatCGCTTATTAGTATAAATACCAAATCCGAATATAATCAATTGCACGAGTACTTTATAGAATTTCAGTGTCGACTTTCTCATAAAACAAGGTTTTAATACTAAAACTCGATAAAAGCTAACATTAATTTTACCAAGAGCAGTTGTACATTTTAGTAgccaaattgtattttataataaatccgTAATCCGTCAATTTggtagttctagcgttaagcgaaaaaattgtattcttcaCTCGCAACAAATTTTCACATCTAAAATCACACCCTGCCTCGCTGTACAGCACGTCCTACCACAtcctgtataatataatattttacaataatcaTCGGTTTAACATCTTTATATTCCAAGCATCGATCTCTACTCCGAGAAACTTCTAAAATTCTGACCAACGAATTAATACAGCAATTCGCGATAGTGGAAATTTTTCTCGTTCAGACTTCACTGTTCAAAGTATACCCGTTTCTCTTTAAAACAGGCTGACTACTCTTGTGCACATAGGGCCAGAAAACGTTGTATAGTCTCGATAACGTGCATCGAGTTCATCGCCAGCATTCAATCAATATAACATTGACTCTAAGTCTCTTCGTCGATTGTTTccatcgtttaattaaaaaaaaaaaaaaaaaaaaaagagaaaagaaagagggaagaaaatctctttttcttctttcacagCATTATTTTGACATCATCGGGTCGTCAATCTCGCAGGTGTTCCACGGTACTCGTTTGTTTCCCTTGGAACGTGCCGCCGATCGGAAGCTAGGACTCGAAAGGAGCCgaagagagaaggaagaagcGATTCTCGACGAGCCGATCCGCCAAGCTTTCCTGAATAAAGCAGCTCGAAAGCGCGCTGATGATTCCCCATCGTGGTCAATGTACATCTGCTTCTCTTTACTCGAGCTTTCTCGATTTTTTGTCAGGTAACGACGAGTTTGGCGGTCGAGTTCACCAAATGCCTCAGCCGTGGTCACTCGAGACTTCGTATTAATACGATCATCTCGCGGAACAAGGCACCCAATTTACCTGGTGTCGTTTGTTTCTTCAATAGAACACCTCTGATCGTCGAGAGCTTCTCGTAACAGGAGAGGCACTTGTGGTATCTGCgcatataaaacaaattctttttcacTTATATAGTTTATAGTAGcaatactatttctttataatcaGATGGGGCGGGGGGGAGGGGGTAGTTAGAAGGCGAGGAAAAAAATAATCGGATTTTGTTggaatttaaaagataaaatatactcACCGTTCTTCTCGCGAAACGTCCACGCCGATCGTGTGAAGCGGAGCTTCCACGTTCGACTTGATCACCGATGCGAAATTTCGTAGAATTAATCTCAACCCCGAACATCCCACTGTTATGTACCTGAAACAGTAATAAAGagattctttaattcttttactttcgacatcaaaataagagaaaattgtataaatcaGTAATTAATCATTACTCGATATTCTACGACGCTGATTTCGAAAAGTATGCCAGATTCACAAAAGAGCAAAGGATGAGAAAGCCTCGATCCTGGCACCCACCGGTGCTTGTCACGGCTAGTTTGTTCCAAAACGTGTTATTACCCCATAACGATgccaataaataacgaaaggCACGAAAGGCTTGGCCCCGCGATTCGACACGCTCGCTTTCGACCGGCGATAAAGGGTTTGCGCGAGCTCCCGTTCGAATCAGCGAGACGAATCCGCGCACCGCCTCATAAATGTTCCATATAACGTCCAACGTTCATCTCTCTACCTTCTACGAACATTCTGTATCACGATCGCCCACGGGAAAGTACACTTTTCCCATAAAAATCTTCTCAATTATCAAAAtcatatacaaaattatttctcacCAATACGATTTCGATCCTCATAAATCTATATAGAGAATTTTGTTCCAAATTTCCAAACCTTCGCGAGCACGTGTATACAAATTCCTCTATTAACGTTTAACTTCACCTACGTAcgaaaaattttccaaattttaatttgtgaaAATCTTCTTTTCCTAGATTGATAGCTTTGATTATTAAATTGTCATCTCTGtaagaagaatatttctttttaaaaatatcttccgtatttataaaagattcAGAAGGGGGCGGGGAAAGTATCGATGATGGTGTGGCGGTCCCTTTAGCGTGTGGCACGTGACGTCGGATCAAACATTTCTCGACgtgctcttttttttctcacgAACCTACCACCTTTGACCAGGACGAAAGCCCGTGACGAACGAACCGTGAAAATGCCGAGTAGTTATATGCAAACTGAGCTGCATTACGACACCGAGATGTGTATATTTAGCTGGCAATTTCCTTTCGATAGTTGTCGAACCATAACTCGAAAGTACCATAATCAATGCGAATTCGTGGCAAGTTTGGCTTTCGAGATTCAAAGttcaattttcaacaaatGATATCTGTTTTAAGAGAGTTTATTTGTCTTTACCATTAATCTGTATACAATACAATAATCTTAATACATATACtggcaaatatattttttcacacTTCTTTCAGAACTAGATCGTTTATGCACAAGACTAATTTTATTACCGTGTCAGGCTTTAAGAAAACTCTGAGAAGGAAAGATTATCTGACACGATTAAACGATGAAAGAAACACACGTTACTAAACTAGATTGATCTTAATTGTCTCGTTTcgcgatatatatttatcgccCGTAAAATCTTCATTAGAGCTATTTTATATTCCTAAAAGTCACAGTTTTCTCATAAGTTTCACGATCAATGAAAGTGTACGACTTGATAAttagtttcttttcgtttcaagCTGATCATAGAGCGAAACAAAGGCAGAAAACGGTAATAGATAGAGAAAAATGGGTACGAAGACACACGAACTCAATTATTGCGTCGAGTAATTGCGAATGGCAGCTGCTGAGCGACCAACAAATTAGTCTGAATTCACTTTTACGGTATCGGCTGCTATTTTCTGAACATACATATGGTCAACAACCATAAACGCTCGGCAAAAAgcagaagaaacgagaaacttGTACTTGCGTGTTAACAAAATATCTACCTGCATGTAacgttcttttgttttaatgaCTTTCCAAATACTAATTCGTGCtcggtaaatttttatatcctaattgaaatttgaaattaaaaatgctaATGTACGATTAGTGAATTCTAATTAGTTTTGATTAGAATGTAACGTGTGAGAATATGTAAGACGTAAATTAAgattcaaacatttttatattcaatgaTAAATATGgcaatcgataaatttttagatCCTAATTGAGGTTTAAAATGAAATGGTAATTTCTAGTTCATTCTGATTAGAATATTACGTCAATGTTAACTTCCAATTAATTCGAATTGGGACGTAACATTGGTGATAGAATGCAAGGCTTTAACCAATTGTAAGATTTAAAAGATTTGTATAATCACAGATAAGGTAATCTTTATCTTAATCAATATCTTAACTaagatttaaaatgaaaatggtAATTCacgattaatcatttttaatccATTCTggtcaaaatatttcatcagtgataaaatagattttaacTAAGATTTAAgagatattatattaactaAAAGAATATGATAGAAAACATAAGAGATTAACATAATCATTTTTCTgttgctttttttctttctaataaTAGCAATGACAAATAAGGAGGCAAAAGGAACGGAATGGCAATTTTCCGGACTGGTAAACTCGCATTCTAAACGGATGTGATATTATTAGATCGCTGGATTATAGAATTGATATTGGTTTCTCGTTCAATTAACATAGGAAAGTTTCTGTGATTATGTAAATCTATTTAACTAAAAGGATTTACTCTGATCAAATTTGCAGAAACCAACTGCAAAACGATTCTACAAATCTGAAATTAGAATATGATTCGAAATATGATTCCATTCATTGCCCAATGAAATTcatactttctttcttttaaaggACGATTAAGACGGAGCAACGAGATATATGTGGCGCGCAATCCACTCGACGTTAATAGGCGTGTACAATTTATAATGCGCATTGTGTGCGTAATTAGAGGAAGAATGGGCAGGAAGAAATGGATAACCAATGCACACGTGAAAGGAAATGCTCGTTTCTCGTCACGACAGCGCAATAGCAACAGCTTGTAACCGAGCACCGGTTAATTACATTGTTTCGAGCATCGATCGAACGAGCTATTGCCATTATTCCGTTTCTTATCTAAAGCTGTtgtcaaaaaataatttacgatcTAATTATTATCGCGTTAATATTTGGAatgataattttttcatacttTGAATAAACACCAATATCAATAACGTTTACGAACAAAAGTATGCTTTTCAAGAATGCGTCACAGCCATATCCAACTTCCTACGCCATCATTAATATTCATGATCGGCTGTCAGTgccaagaaagaaaaggactTACTGTCCGTAACTGTCCATGGAGTGCGTCAACATATGCGTGGCCCTTCGAGCTTTAAGATTCAACAATAATACCCGCGACAGCCGAGGATTCGAAGCTCGAATTTGCATCTGCCACTATCTTCCATTGTTTCGGCTAATTTTCGTGAACCCTTCTTCTCGCCTCGTATTTCCCTGTTCGTTGAATTAGCCATTCCCATACAGGCAGCCGTGCTACGTGAAGTGCACGCGACCCCACTCGAAGTACCCTGTTTACCCTCTCATCCGCTATTCGAGAACTCAGCCCACACAGGGGTGTCTCGATTTTCTCTAATTCACCAACCGTGTTGTGTTTCACGATAGAAATTGAAGTAACGTTAGAGGATACGCGCGAATAGGCACGTGTTTCAAACTTTTAATcgatatagaaaaaaagagaaggaaaaataataatgggATGAGAAATGATCTCTTTAAGAATTTAAAGGTTTTTTAAATCTCAATAGTATTTATAAAAGtgtgaaatatgaaaagtaaGTGATTTTTTCGTAAGTTGTAATTAGAGGACATTTAAAAAGggacgtaaaataaaataaaagttgtgAAACAAGAAATAAAGAAGTGTTAAAGAAAGGTTTTTACTCACATTTCATATTTACTTTGTAGTAGATCACCAATTGGACCAAGTAGAGAGTTACAGAGATCCAAGTTCCACATAGTCCTGTAAATAAAAagttgaagaaaataaagaacaagTTATAAGAACTTAGAAGTCAATAATGTTCTTCTATTGTTCATGAAATCATATTACTTACGGTTTTAATGTCAGTATCCCCAATAGATCCACAATAACTGAAAGATCGTTCATTGCCACAGCAGATTCCACCGCAGCCTGGAAATTTACAATCTTGTCTTAGCTACTATTTTACGTACGATAATGGAAGTTGATCAATTACCTTAAGATCTTTATTGTGCCACAAAGAGTAAATGATTTGTAAAGAACGATGACGACTTGTGAGTACTGCCATCATCGATTCATGACCACGCATCATGCTGTTGAGTACTTCGGCTTCTGACATTTCATTTAGAACTCCCATTTGCGAGAAACCCAAACCAGTTGAAGTTGCAAAATGATTctatatataagaaaaaaagacaatgtcattttataaattttaatgtttaaaacACTGTTTTATTTATCGACAAAATAGTAAAAACTCACTGGTAGAAAAGTTTCAACGTCCAAGCCGTAAGGTTTATCGGCGCTTATGGGGACAAATTCGCCTTTCTCCGTGTTCTCGATGTTGGGCCTTATTTGAGACGCACGGACCTCTAACTTAGGATTCGGGGGCACTTGAGCTTTATTTGCTTTCTTTATAACGAATGTCGTGGTTGTGGAAGCGTTGCGCGCGGACAGCGACGTTGAGGTAGCAAAGTTTCTGTTCAGCGAAGTAGACCTAGATTGCGCAGAATTTGGCCTGTTTAACGCAGGGTCGGAGGGGCTGTGccttatattattaattctgtAAGAACGTTAAACGCGTTTCCGATAATTGTCACTGTTGTATAATATGCTAATATCTACGCTTCAAGTATCTATACTTACTGTACCGGATAATCGCTTTCGTAACCCTGTTCTCCATCTCTGCAACTACTCTGTCTTTTCAAGTAATGCTTAGGAGAATCCGGGCTAGGTGCTCTGTTCTTTAGTTTTCCATCATCCATTACTGGAAGGACAGCAGCCATTGGTGCTACACGTGGCGTCAGCGTAGAGTTTGACCTTTGCGGGCCCAAAGGTTGTGGAAGTGTTCCTATATCATTGGTAGGACCGCTTTTTTTCCCGGGAAGAGGTGTAATGTTTTGTCTTAGAGGTGGTATAGACGCGAGATTTTTTGATGTTCTACCAAGACCGTTATTTGCTTGAAGGTTTGCTTTTATTTGGCTAGTACTCGTAATTGCATTTCTTTGAACTGGCGGCGACGATTTAATCGGTTGAACACGAACTGGTACAGGTTTTGTTAACGATAACGTTGGTGCGGGTGGAGGCGGAGATGACGGTGATGAGATAGGTGGAACTTCTTCTGTATCCACCGTATTTAAATTTGACATTGAGGTAGAAAGATTTTGTAGTATTTGTGGCTGTGTAGGATCTGTAAAAAGAAAGCAAGCGAAACGATGTAAAGTTGAACTCTTTATGTAAACCGTACAAGTATTTGTACACTGGCATTCATGCAATATTGgagtaagaaaagaaaataggtAAGAAGAGTTTGCTTTAAGAGAGAACTCACCTACGTCTTGAGGCTCCGGGAAAGCCTCAGGTTCTGGAGGTGGAGTGCGAGACACTGAAACACATCGTGCATAGCATGCTCATTCACAAACCATACAGCAGaacattcaaattttaaatgcgtttatattttcagattcgtGATTGTAGGTGAGTAATTAAGAGTTAgaacaaaaagagaaattgaatATGTTGTGAGACACAGATCTTGCAACAAAGAATGAGTAATggttacaattttatattgtacTTACATGACCTGTTAGGTTGAAATATGTCATGATATTCAGTGACATTAGGAATATCCGCATATGTTGCTTCATCTTCAGGATCAGTTCCAGACTTGTCTGCTTCTTCTATGGTCCGTACGTCTAATCTATAAGCAAAACATtaggtataaaaaaataacaaaatacatgacacttatttattaaacttACGTGTGTTTTTTTAATCCAGGTGGCCTTTCCCTGGAGAAACTTTTCCTTAGAGAATTCCCATGACTAAATGGAGAACCGGATGTTGATACTCCCCCTAATGGAGCAATTTTCTTTAAGTCACACACGTACAAAACAATGTTTGCGGTGTGAAAACTTGCACCGATCTAAATAACCAATAAACACAGTTCTTAATtcgtaaattattatgtatacaGGAAATCAGTTAACAACTATCTTACCAGTTGATTTTGAGCGATGGCTATATCCTGTACCTTTCCCCAGCCAGTTGGGACTGAATCTAATGTTCTACCTGGTTCCCAACCGTAAACTTTTAATACATCATGGCAACCAGCAAAAAGACATTCTCCACCCTGACTGAAGTAGAGGCATCTatccaaaagaaaaaatatttataaattagtgGAAACCTTTAATAgcaataaatattctacagagttggtaaaTACCTGATTGCAGAGGAATGACTTTGGTCTGTAGAAGATACAAGTTGAAAAGATTCCAAATCCCAAAAGTGAACTGTTCTGTCTGCACTTCCACTGGCTAGTAAGAATTCATGAGGATGAAATTCCACTGTTGTTGCTGGACCTCTGTGTTCAGAAAACTCTCTTAACTGTCTACCAGCCCTTAAATCCCATAACTGATTCAAAAAGAAGACATTGATTacttatattaattgacactaTTTCAAAATAGGATTTGTATAACATTTACCTTAACCATTCCTTCTTCTCCTGCGCTAGCAATCCACTGACCATCAGGACTAAATTTTAAACTATTTACCATCCTATTGTGTCCTTTATAAGTGAAGATACAACCTTTCCTTCGGATATCCCAAAGTTTAATAGCAGTGTCTAAACTTCCTGATGCTAATAATTCTCCATAAGGATGGAAGTCCATACAACGTATGCCTGCTTTGTGCCCAGTTAATGTACGGGCTAATTTAGCATGTTCTAGGTCCCAAATTTTTAATGCTCCCGTTTGTGAGCCAGCGCATACTAAATCTTCTGTCTGTCCAAATCTTACGCATTCTATTGGAGTGGTATGACCACTCAGGCTCTGTAAACCAACAAGTCAGgattatacaaataataaatcaaacattataaaattgaactaTAGTATCTCAGCTGAAATATTCCTTTTAATGAACCATTTTTgcaagtaaaaaataaaactgtaCCATAATACAATTCTGCTTTCCAACTGCCCATAGATTCACTTTTTTATCATCACCACCAGTGACCAAAACGCGTCCAGATTTGTGACCTAGTGCCAAGCAATTGACATTGGACGAATGGGCAACAAAATCCTCTGTACAAGGAGAAACAGATCATTCTTTCAAAATGACTTGAACAAGATGTCAGCTACCAATGACATCATAAAGACAGTATATTTTCGGTTTGAAAAAGGTTATGACCATAATAGGAAGATGCAGCGAACAGTTAATTATTGGATCTTAACGAAAGATTTGTAAACACGAATTGTTTACTTATCTCAGGGAAGAAAGAGCGCCAGAACGGAATCCGTTAGATGCACACCGAACCGACTGatgtattaaataaagaatatacaaCTGCGAATGAGACAGTCACTTACGGAGTTTCCATGACCTCTTCGTGGACGAAGCCATATTCCGGGACCACAGGATTGCGTTGTGCACGACTTATTTGGCAACGACAACAATTTGAGATTTCAGCTTGCAGATGcacaatttttttttgctcGAATTCGTAGGTAACATTTTTACTTAGTGTTATTATTCAGTGCAGGAACGATTATTCAACGGGGCGGCAGCATCTCGCCGCGTTCTGGTCCTGAAGGCAATCCTTTCCTTGAAACTTCTGACCGTTTTCACAAACCGTTCGTTCCACCTCTTCGTCGTATCTCATTTCTTGAATCTGCCTGTCCGTGGGTAGCGCGAACTAACGTGacgttgaaaaatatcgaagttCTGTTTCTATCGAGACTACGTTCCAATCGATCGCACCAGATGTCACCAGTTCTCCGGTCAATTGAATCCTAACCTCGGCAAGTGTCAGAGTGAGAAGAAGagctaattatttaaataaaagaaaagttgtatcgtttgtaattaattacattgtaTACCGCATGATAACATGAATTATACATGATACGTTGTACGTGACGCAATTAAAACTCATAGTGtactgtaaatatttaaaagtgaGGTTGTAATTTtggaattatgtatatattgaataaaatatttgcattcGATCGTTCACGAGTGTtcgcaattaaaattaagtcAATTTACTCCCAGACATCTAAAAGGTATTGCGTAAAGTATGTGCAAGGACAATCGCCAGAACCTCGAGttcgtgaatatttttattacatcgaCCATCAAGGCATGGTacaatttgatttttaattaaatttatgttcAGAAGTGTAGAAGTTTAGGAATAATCGTATTAAAGTTCTTtctcttaaatattaaatttgtattttatttgctaTAGTTATTCCTGGATGATACACGTATAAGAAACTTCACATCATGTTTTAAAGGTGTGCATGAGCaatggaataatttattatttatgttgaTTTATATCTCATGGCAGCCATATTATTTTAGATAAAAAGTTTTTAGCCTTTTTTTTCAAGCGCTTAAAAAAGAATGACACAGGTAGATATGTAGAACATTTTCCTTATGTTTCTCTTTGTGGTCCagagagaaattttataagatGCGATGATTTGCCAATAGTTTTCACAAAAGttcttaaaatgtataatagtGCGACAAAGAAAACCGAAGACTGCTTTGGTTATGCTCATGCCGAAGAATTATTAAtggtatatttaattttattactaattaAATAACTATGCATTTAGTCTTCaatatttagtaataaattcattatagGTTCCATTTCAACCAGACAAAATATATATGGACATTCAATCAGGAAGAATATACCATCCTGCACCTGAAAAGGCAGGAGGAATTGGTCTAGTGAGGTCTCAAATTGCAATTGAACTTAGCCCATTATTTAACTttgaagaaggagaagaaaatgGTCCAACTCATATTTTTTGGGAAAATAGGAAATATACTTTAGATTGCAATTGGTATAAGGATAAAGTACCACAGGctgtcaaataaaaataaataaactttatttttaattaaaaaaggaaactaAGCACGATATATAAACAACTTTcataaaatgtacatatattcttAGATAATAACAAAGATTTATAATTGTTCTCtatctaataaattttgttaagataaagatgaaatatcaaaaattttaGCTGTAGAATCATCAGATGTAGTCAGTGCTTTTTCTCCATTTCTAAAAGGTTGTT contains these protein-coding regions:
- the LOC139996249 gene encoding UPF0598 protein CG30010, which produces MYILNKIFAFDRSRVFAIKIKSIYSQTSKRYCVKYVQGQSPEPRVREYFYYIDHQGMLFLDDTRIRNFTSCFKDKKFLAFFFKRLKKNDTGRYVEHFPYVSLCGPERNFIRCDDLPIVFTKVLKMYNSATKKTEDCFGYAHAEELLMVPFQPDKIYMDIQSGRIYHPAPEKAGGIGLVRSQIAIELSPLFNFEEGEENGPTHIFWENRKYTLDCNWYKDKVPQAVK